In one window of Nocardia brasiliensis DNA:
- a CDS encoding putative immunity protein: MSIAEQSESIALSMAELREVTAYALACADPAVPLFERECPDDPRVRAVVEQARAFAAGGKRTKAIRVTALAAHRAAWAAAAHGRPIAAAAAHAAGATGSSAYLHPLAKATQVWHILGAAAYTAAALELAAGGDESVGTAYLDTARELAGPFLIGVLSRYPRAPGGRGRAGELVRSLDHALRAG, encoded by the coding sequence ATGAGCATCGCGGAACAGAGTGAATCGATCGCGCTGAGCATGGCCGAGTTGCGCGAGGTCACCGCGTACGCCCTGGCCTGTGCGGACCCCGCGGTGCCGCTCTTCGAGCGCGAGTGCCCGGACGATCCGCGGGTGCGCGCCGTGGTCGAGCAGGCCCGCGCGTTCGCCGCCGGTGGCAAGCGGACCAAGGCGATTCGCGTGACCGCGCTGGCGGCGCATCGGGCGGCCTGGGCCGCAGCGGCGCACGGGCGGCCGATCGCCGCCGCCGCGGCACACGCCGCGGGAGCCACGGGTTCGTCGGCCTACCTGCACCCGCTGGCCAAAGCCACGCAGGTCTGGCACATCCTGGGCGCGGCCGCGTACACGGCCGCGGCGCTCGAGCTCGCGGCGGGCGGCGACGAATCGGTGGGCACCGCCTATCTCGATACGGCCCGAGAATTGGCCGGTCCCTTCCTGATCGGTGTGCTGTCGCGCTATCCGCGCGCACCAGGCGGTCGTGGCAGGGCGGGTGAGCTGGTGCGCAGTCTGGACCACGCGTTGCGAGCGGGGTGA
- a CDS encoding GlxA family transcriptional regulator codes for MSSPHRRVQLVVFDGFQLLDLAGPADVFHAAALLSGKPLYDVEVVAARAGSVRALNGIEVTARAIGDATRPVDTLLVTGGLLFGSAREDPDLIEGIRQTASRARRVGSVCSGTFLLAEAGLLRNRTVTTHWAGSGGFSARYPDIHVEPDRIYVQDGRIWTSAGVTAGIDLAIALISADHGPDLAREVSRWLVVYLHRPGGQSQFSAPVAAGPPRLEPLRALQVWIEENLAADLSLEALAQQAGMSTRNFSRVFAAELGTTPGRYVESVRVAAARRLLETTDYPLSRVAVAVGLRRPETLYRTFQRLLGVAPGEYRERFARPRAAAVAADLELSDA; via the coding sequence ATGTCTTCGCCCCACCGCCGCGTGCAACTGGTGGTCTTCGACGGTTTCCAACTGCTCGACCTGGCCGGCCCCGCGGACGTGTTCCACGCCGCGGCCCTGCTCAGCGGGAAGCCGCTCTATGACGTGGAGGTGGTGGCTGCGCGGGCGGGCTCGGTGCGCGCGCTCAACGGCATCGAGGTGACGGCGCGGGCCATCGGCGACGCCACCCGGCCGGTGGACACGCTGCTCGTGACCGGTGGTCTGCTGTTCGGATCGGCCCGCGAAGACCCGGATCTGATCGAGGGGATCCGCCAGACCGCGAGCCGGGCTCGGCGCGTCGGTTCGGTCTGTTCCGGCACGTTCCTGCTGGCCGAGGCCGGTCTGCTGCGCAACCGGACGGTGACGACGCACTGGGCGGGCAGCGGCGGCTTCAGCGCGCGCTATCCCGACATCCACGTCGAACCCGATCGGATCTACGTGCAGGACGGCCGGATCTGGACCTCGGCGGGCGTGACCGCGGGCATCGACCTCGCGATCGCGCTGATCAGCGCCGACCACGGGCCCGATCTCGCCCGCGAGGTGTCACGGTGGCTGGTGGTCTATCTGCACCGGCCCGGCGGGCAGAGCCAGTTCAGCGCGCCCGTCGCGGCCGGGCCGCCGCGCCTGGAACCGCTGCGCGCCCTTCAGGTCTGGATCGAGGAGAACCTCGCTGCGGATCTCTCGCTGGAAGCACTGGCCCAGCAGGCGGGCATGAGCACTCGCAATTTCTCCCGCGTCTTCGCCGCCGAACTCGGCACCACACCGGGCCGGTATGTGGAGAGCGTGCGCGTCGCGGCGGCGCGGCGCCTGCTGGAAACCACCGATTATCCGCTGAGCCGGGTCGCCGTCGCGGTCGGCCTACGCCGCCCCGAAACCCTGTACCGCACTTTTCAACGACTGCTCGGGGTGGCGCCGGGGGAGTACCGGGAGCGTTTCGCGCGCCCGCGTGCCGCCGCCGTCGCTGCGGACTTGGAACTCTCCGACGCGTAA